The following nucleotide sequence is from Siniperca chuatsi isolate FFG_IHB_CAS linkage group LG2, ASM2008510v1, whole genome shotgun sequence.
tgaaatatgtttttgtttggttgtttggtTAAGGGGATAGATAATTCTGGTCCACACTCCAACATAGTGGTAGGCGTAATGCACCTTAACGCCTGTTGCCACCCGCCATAAAACGGAAAGAAGAAGTAGACGATCAGTTGgtgtcagtcagtcatttttcaacagCTATTACacaaatgaagaagaaaacCGGAAGTGTAATTTTTCCTCCTGCTGGCGACATAGCTAAAGCTACGTCGGTGTCATCGTCTTATCGGTTTGGGGTttgacaacagaaacaacagtcTTATTTCGTGTCCAGCCACGAATACCTGTTTTCACTGGGGTCTCTGGAGAGGTATGTATGTACTACACGCCTTCTAGTTAGTAAATACGAGAGATGTGGGGGTCAGCTCTCGTTAGTAACAACTGTTTATGCTAACGCTTGGTAGCTAACCTAAACATAGCTGTGGCCTACGTTAGCCGTTGGTGGCTAACACAGTAACGTTACCCACAGACAGGATTTCTCACCAGCTGCACCTGCTAGCTTTATCTAACGTTAAATCGCCGTGTCAGGTTAGCCTGCCTTGACGGACAGTATTGATACGCTGTGATTAATAAAATTCGGCAGCCACATATGATGTCATTCTGCAGTTTGATGTTGGTCTGCGCTGTTTGTTTACAGTCGGCGGTTGAGGAACTCCGGTGTCGTTCTGTTCAGTTAGCTAGACATTAACATTAGCGTAGCTTACAGAGTAGCGGATTAGCCTCAGCTAACATAAGTTGCGTTAACGCCAAGTAGCCTGTTATTTAATAGGAGGTGAAACTGACATCAATTCAACactatttcaattaaatttaattttatttatatcgtGCCAGTTCATAACATAAGTGATCTCATTGCAGTTTACGTATAATATTAAATTCTACAATATTACTAGAAAAACTATGTTCAATGACTGTTAGAGACTGATATTTACTGAAGATTCAGTGACCCTAAGATGAGCCCAGGTCACCGAAATTtactggaaaatgaaaaaacgCATGACAAGTCCACTGTGTTCCTTGGTCTTTAAAATCATTATAGCAAAATTAAagacaacatgcaaaacattatCAAGACttgcatgaaaaataaaattataattcaTAGTGATGTTGTAATTTTTCTCTTCGCAAAAATATTCTCATTTCCTAAAAAAATTGACTTTAGAGGTTTTAGGAGACTTCTTCCTCCATTATTCCTTAATCATCTAGAAAATACTGTCAATTTTTACCATAAAACACTTACATTTGAAGCAAAATTTGAAGTTAGCTTCTGATTCGCAGCTTCTGATTTGGGAGTTAAGGGAAACTTAAAGGCTATATTGATAACgtttttatgtagatgaatatttaaaaaaaaaaaaaaaaaatccacagagcttttagaaaggtgcagaataaaagtatcacttttccttaaaaaaatattgtgaattaatcatttaaaaaatgttgacgggtccaaaatgaatgttttgtttatttctgtgtgagatgtctgacgtttggttcccacttctaacaaggcttgtgagccaatagtataatgaCATTGGTaccacgtggtatagttgccagttattGTGGAAAAAACGGGCACTGACAataacaataacccataaaattacagttctgcatattaaacaaaatatacaactaCTACCAACAGTCAGTacttagattgtcaaaattataaaaataacacCTTCAATCCCTGacgagctacgttagcattagtgacagtTTCGTCCAGTTAACTAACGTTATAGTTCTGTCAAACAATGTACTGTTATAACGAAGATGTGTATCAGagggggatttagaagtgggccagggtccaaCATAACCGATGGCCGatggccagtacaagtttatgcagggcaagccgattgaccagtcactggtccgcttatgaaaagacgaTTGTTCTTCTTTTGAGAACGGAGTGGACATGgaatcccaatatattaccaatgtggcatgttgaaggtaaattaaagttcagaaccactgtaaatctgctcattacactgtttagacccaaaacgtgacagttattgagggtgtcatctcatgtAGCAGTCTACATGAGCTACGGTGCTcatgtttaatataaaaatctgaaaatactaacatgatcatacagtcgtcctttctccctgtagccattgttgttgtgtggcgctcagctgttttttataatccactatgagatttgttttcagcaaaaaaaaaacattttgactaatgttaggtcaacactacgtgCTAGCTAAGCAGTGAAATCaccattttttgcattttcacaaatacattAAAGGTTTTACAAATTTGAAAGTGGGTTTTAGACAGCATTAAGGCTTTACCTAAAACACTAACACGCTTTCACAACAGTAAGAGGTGCACAAAACGGAGGATCAGTTGCTCAGCAATGTAAGTTAAGTAAGTTTCCCTTAACTTTCCCCTTAACTGCCAAATCGGAAGCTGCAAATCCGAACCTAACTTCTGCGTCGTTGTACAATATGTGACGTACAGCTGCTATTCCACACTGTGTGACATCTAGTCAAATGTTCTTCAcgattttgcattttaaaatgtgatgggATAGctccatttaatttatttataaaggaCCTTTTCACTGCTGATATAAAACCTTCAGTTGAAATGTGCAGTGTTTACCGTAAATGCCCTTTCTCTGATTTAATCAATCATTTGTTCATGAACATGAACACTTGAGTCACATAATGAAGGCCAACCTCTCTTATATGGGAATTTGTTTGAAGACACTACAGTTCACGTACAGCTAATTAGTGTTATATTGTCAGCTTTTAAAAGAATAATAAGATTCAAAAAAGCTTCAATGGAATAAAGCAAAGCACAAGTTACAGTGCCGTTACAGTTCTGCGAAAGATATGAATAAATAGCCATAGATTTAAATTAATTGTGGGCTTCTTACTAGctgtatttatttgacatttttttattgacaattattattttgaagTTCCAAGCAAACAGAGGATGTGCtcataaaattgaattgatgcTTCGCTGTAGTTTCAAATTACCCACCAGTAACCTAATTAGAGCCACTGCCACCTGATTCTACAACTAGCTGAAACgattaaatgaaaaataggCTAGTTGATCAACAGATCATAAACTAATCAGTGACATTTGTGAAAAACGAGCATTTCCTGGTTACAACTTCTTGAATGTGAGATTTTGCCGCTTTTCTatgttttgtatcattgtaaattgactGCTTTTGAGACTTTTGACTGCAGGTCAGACTATGTGAGCAACAGCTCGGAACTATTTATTggcattttacagacaaaacacttCATTGATCAGGTAAAAGGTAATCCATATATCATTATTCATATGTCATTAATCAGtacagcattaaaataaaaatgtttagcaAACTTCAGTTGCTGCTTCTCAATTAAAGCTTTCCACCGGCCAATACGATACTATCACAATATGTTGTACACAATCATGGCTGACAATTCTACCGACATTGATACATCATGATATCTGTGTAACTGTGGAGGAAATTATCTCTAAcataaaaagatacattttcaaaaatcagTAATTAGTCATACTGTGTGCTGTATTTATTCTATGCATTGAATGATGTTTCACCGAATTTCATAGACAACTGAGTCAAAGCAGTGTTCGTTGAGTCTGAGCCTAtttaagacacacacagcatgaaCACTATGCCACCAGTCAAATGAAAACCAGTCATAAACTGGCAAAAGACTGAATTGCCATAAAGCAGAACAGTTCCAGAGTTGAAATGTCTGCAGTAAAGGAAGGCTGCACTCCAACCTAGTATTGCAAGGGAATATATCCTGATAATGGTGCCACTGTGTATCAGTAACATGagaccaaatcaatacatacaTTTCAGTATCTCCCTTTTGCTTGTCCTCTAAATCCTCAGATGAACAACAACGGGAATAAGAGAGCTCCAACCACAGCCACTCAGCGACTTAAGCAGGATTACCTCAGGATAAAGAAAGACCCTGTGCCTTACATCTGTGCAGAACCTCTCCCCTCCAACATCCTGGAATGGTAAGGTCTCCATCCTGGCAAGGCCCACAGGCAGAAATCATCACCAAGGCAATAAGTTGCATTTCAGTGCTCTAACTTGGACTTTTTTATGTTATCAGTAGTTTAAACACCCACTAGTTCTGACACTTTGTCACAAAGTCACTAGGGCTCTTTTTTCCCACAAAAACAGTGAATAttctgtataataataataatatctgaATATTTTGAATGCTAAAACAACAGGTTAAATTCttctaaaaacataaatttaacAAACCTTTGCAGTGTAACGCCACTAGTTTAACTattgcttcttctttttttattcacaagAGGACTTATTAGTTATTCACTGATCTATggtatatacttttttttttttgagtagcttaaagggaactacaaaacaaaatttcattatacaaccctgtgttgtaaaatgatcaatacatCTGCCTTGTATCTTAAACTATGGTGATCAGTGTCTTAACAGCCTTTGGCTGTGTGGGACATACAATTAGGTTGGTTTATAGCAGTGGTTTCCCAGTGGGTCCCAAGATAAACCTGAGGGGTCCCAAGATgatttaaagaataataaaagaaaaaacacatttgtctcGCACAAAATGATATTTATCTTTTCTGACTTTTACTGAATGTATTTATCTTTGGTAAAATACTGGACACTTAGCACTTTAGGCTCCTTTTTGAAAAGGTTGCTTTATGCAAGTTACcacaggttttggttttatctACTCAGGTTTtaagatatctgtctctgaaacTGTGAGCTGTGCCCACAGCATTAAACAATTACACTATTCAACAGTAACATGTCCTTCCAGATGAGCACACTGTCAACTGTGCACACAGAGtagttcaaatgaaaaatgttgacagtgtgttctgtggagcaaaacattgtttctggaaagacaggCATTGGTGTTGACTTTTTTAAAAGTACTTTTTCATTGTtctgagcaccacaaatgaaattccactCACCTTGTATTGGGGTTGCCAAAACTGCATGAccagataccactagaggtggTGTGGGGGGAAAACATCAAGGTACTTTTTTATGAAAAccggaaaagaaaaaaagatgatccAAAGAAAATCACCTATAAATAAAGAATGGTCTTGGGCACACGTTTGTGCATTAGTACAAAaaccacagatttgttgttaaATATTACTAGATATAGATAGGCATTAATGGTAAAATCCTGAACATGTAATAAAGATAAgccaaagtgaaatattttgccAGTTAGTTGGAATTCTTCTTCCGAGGTAAATCTTTAACTGGGAGAATGCATGTATTTATTGAGAATATGTGAGAAATGTTTTACTGCCATTATTCATCATTTGGCTTTCTTCCTGGTTTCATGTTGCAATTTGTTCATATGCTAGCTACACCTTAATTATACCTATACCTATACCTTCGAGGCATATTTCCAACAGATTACATCATGACTGAAATCATGGCATATTTTCAGCGGTCTGACACGTGACATAGTATctgttttgatatttaattaaatatgacatttcagGCATCTTATTCTTAATCTATGTTTAACCTCACTatcagttacatttttattcaataaTTTCTCTGAGTGAGTATTTAGTCATGTTCAGGTATTTTCTCTCCTTGTACTGTGGATGAGTGTCCATGGCTTTATTGGAAATAAGCCAATCAGTTTGTTTCATTGCCAGtgcacagtgtttgtttttatttaaccaggtaacTCCTGTTGAGGCCAGGAACCTCTTTTCCAAGGTAATCCTGATCAAGACAGTAAATGGTTGAAAGATAAAAGTTGGAGATAAAACACAGTcagtcaaacaaataaaacaatgctAAAAACAGATAAGAAGAAAATGGCAAGAGAGGTTAAAaaaatttataattttatttattacatttttttctgctggATATTTGGTGTTCGATCCTCGTCAGGTCAAAACGTTTAAAAATACCACActcatacatatacagtacatacatagaATAAATGTGGTTTGGAGTCAGTGTGCAggtgtttctctttttcattgtGCTGTTTTCCAATAGCCTTGCAAGTCTTCAATATGTGATATAATTACACGCCTTCTGTTTCTATTTCAAGTGCCTAGAACAGAAAACTCAAAATCTTTTATCTCTGTCCGTGCATCACAGACCGACTGCAGATAGACTTCTTGTGATCTGAAAACATATTAAGGTCCTGTGGACGTTGCAGTTGTATGATATGCATCTTAACCACTAGACCACCGGGGCGCTACTGAAAAAATCAGTTCACTGAAGTGAAATAGCCAGCAGAGTTTGATTCTAGGCCATTCCTAGCACATTAACGCAGGTCTAGAGGATGGAGATTTAACCAAAAATTCTTGTTCgtaatattatttttgttaacatTTGGAAAATGTAGCGGTCACTAACGGAAatcttttttgtcttctctAGGCACTATGTAGTCAGAGGTCCTGAGAAAACTCCATATGAAGGTAAAGCCTACTGACTAATTAACCAccacataataaaaaaaagaaatagctTCTGTAAATGGGCATGTTTTGACAAGCAGATTTCTGCTAATGTCTGTGGTttgcaaattaaatttaattaatccGAGAAGTGATCTGTAACCTAGTCACATTTTCTGTCTAAGCTTAGACCACGCCATATGATGTcttaatgtctgtttttcttagGGGGATATTATCACGGAAAACTCATATTTCCTCGGGAATTTCCTTTTAAACCACCAAGCATCTATATGATAACACCAAATGGGAGATTTAAGTGTAATACAAGGTAAAGAATGTAGTTTCTTTTTGGTgaattttggtgattttaagtttttgaaAATTACTTTGGTCATTGTTTTAGAACTTGTTTGCCACTTTGCTCTTTAATTGTAACTTTTCCTCCACAGGTTATGTTTGTCCATCACAGACTTCCATCCAGACACGTGGAACCCTGCGTGGTCTGTCTCCACCATCCTCACAGGTCTGCTCAGCTTCATGGTGGAGAAAGGACCCACCCTCGGCAGCATTGAGACCTCTGACTACACAGTGAGTACAAACAAATGACCGTAATAGCAGCACATAGTGATAAACCACCTACGATGTCTCAAATATTTgctgtgcattttatttaatttttccagAAACGACAGCTGTCAGCCCAAAGCCTGGCCTTCAACCTCAAGGATAAAGTGTTCTGTGAGCTGTTTCCTGATGTAGTCGATGTACGTATGAGATGATCTCTTAACTTCTTGTcgtcttctctcctctttctttttgtcgGCCTAATATCCTCCcatttctttccctccctccaccaGGAGATGAAGCAGAAACAGAAGGCCCAGGAGGAGTTAAGCGCCCGCACTCAGCCCCTCCCCTTACCCGATGTGGTGCCTGACGGTGACCCTCAGCACGCCCACTACGGCCTCCCTGCCCTCAACGGAGGTCCCGTCCCGCTCGGGGGCGCCAACCCCGCCCCTGGCCTGCAGCAGGCCAATCGCAATCATGGACTTCTAGGTGGGGCTCTAGCCAACCTGTTTGTGATTGTAGGCTTTGCGGCGTTCGCCTACACAGTCAAGTACGTGCTGAGGAGCATAGCCCAGGAGTGAGAGGAGCTGGTGTTGTAGGGCAATGCTCTCCCCTACTGGTGAGCCAGCTAGTGGACTCCACATTCTACAGACACACTACGTGGGGGAGGGATGTTCAGTCCTGGGTTTAAACCCCTCCACAACCACCACCATGGACTTTGGAAGACGGAAACTCAGCCGACCCACCCAGGAAGGAttgagaggaggaggtgggggagtggACGGGAGAGGCAGTAGGGCCGGGGGATTGGAGGGGCTTATTAAAACGGTTGTGATCCACTCTGTGTTTCAGTGGTTTATGTCAGCAGTAGGAACAAACTTGGCTCATGGGTTGTGGAAGAGTGTAGAACttagcacatgcacacaggtcATAGTTTGTTGCGCCATGCCCGGATGCAACAACACAAATATGCTTTAATGAGGTGAAATAAAATGCATCGTTGTTCTTCTGCGTTATCATGAACATTACTAATAAAAAATTGTTTCTTAAACAATTAAGTAGGTAGAAGAAAGTAGTCTTCCTACAGCAGAGAATTGACAGGTGTATTTATGTCTGTATTTCTCTTTATATATAgataaaaagcataaaaacacaaacttgttctgtcagtctgtgaaaGAGCTACTGATACATGGTCAAAGTCTGATGCCAGTCCAGACGTTCTCACCTGTGAACCCATGAGCCAAGCAGTGAACCCAGTGTCTGCACAGAAGTAAATAGAGACCAGTACCTTTTTTAAATTGGCTTAGCTGACCAATATAGCACCACTCTATATAGGTCCAAGTAAGGAGACACATGAAGAGAAccaatattttgtttctgtatattatttttctttttgataatttgttttctttgtggttCGTTCTCTTTATTTATAGAAAACGCCTTGGCTTGTCCGTCATGGTTCTAAGGAAATGTCTAAGCAGGACaatgcaggcagacaggctATGGCCCAGGCTCACATAATTCCTGATAATTTACTGTTGCATTTAGTAAAGATGGTTCTACTGTGTGTCTAATGTTTCAACAGAAAAAAGGTCTGAAAGCAGGACATTTGCCTTTCTATTGTTCTTTTTCTTGGCACCAtcttaaaaaagacaaactgctGATGatgggagtgtgtttgtgtgattataCAGCAAATGCCCAAATTTCCATGCTTCAGTTAATCTTGTGTGACATTGTATGTTTTCAtagtaaaaatgcaaataaattacCCTGCTTGGCAGGGCATTTTAGAAAACCTTGCTTTGATCTGCTTCTGTGACAAATCGTACTTTTATAATGTCCATGACCATTCCGTTGTCATATAACGAGGTCAAAGATTTCTTCCAAATAAACATGTCATGTCAATCAAATCGATTGTTCACACAGGCTATAATCATTTCATTAGATAGCAAGACAGGTTGTGTGCCACTTCTGCCAAGTGTTTACGCTCACCTTTAAGCGTCAGCTTTCCACAGAATCTCATTTACCTGAGGACAGCGCTTCCTTGGAAGTGTTGGAATCCACACGTGACAAGCTCGGTCACGTCTGCAGAGACTGCCTTTAAGAGACGAGCTATCGCAGCAAACCTCACTGAGTCGAGCAGAAACTTCACCTGTAGCAAAGCAGCGGACTCTTACCTATCCTGAAAGTAAGTATTGTTCTAAAAGCGCTGGTAGCATGTAGTAATAATATCAGGAAAggtatttcttcattttttcccATATAGACTATTTTTACTGATATATTCTTTTGTCATGTTGTGTGCTGCAGGTCGTCTCTCACGCTTCGCTTCCTGCCTGTGCTGCGTCCTCGACATCACTCAGTCACCATGTTGCTAAATGAAGAGCTGGAATGTGTCGTGTGCTGCTACCAGTACTCACGCAGCGACCGGGTCCCTCGGGTCCTCCACTGCTGCCACACCTTCTGCGCCCCCTGCCTGGAGAAACTGTCCAAGCTGGCCGGCGTCGTGCGCACCGTGTCCTGCCCTCTGTGCCGCTGGATTACCTGCACCCGAGCCAGCCTGACCCTGCCCGGGTCCCTGTGGGTCAACACGGAGATCTGGGACCAGTTaacagaggagcagcagagaggactgAATAACTCGGTGAAGGATTTGAATGACACAAAGACCCAGCTCATCAATTTAAAACGGTAAGAACATCATTCCAAAGTTTTTATTCTAATAGATTATACTTCTAAGAGCAATTTACTGCTGTCATTGGTACCTAACGATCATTTCTGCAAACCTGATACCTAaacaaacctctctctccctcttcagcACTGATTCAAGACAGCATGGCTTCATGACCGCACTCCAAAAAATGTTCAGCTGTGTTCTGCTGCAAAGGCCCGAGATGGACGGCTGCTGACAGTTTAACAGCAGCGGAAATGAACTCACAGACCCGATGAGCCCGCAGTGCTAGACTCCACGCGGTTTGCATGGCCGCAGCTGCGTGTGATGGGCGCGCATCTCCTGCGTTTCggtcactgtttgtgtgttacgAAGAGCGAGGGCCTGAACAGgagcttattttttattttttttaaaggactgTACTTACAGGAGTTCCACAAGCTTTGATCTGTAAAGTTTCTGTAAAATACTGTTGTACAGGTTTTATTTATCACAATAAGAGTAACTGCGAAATAACACATTCCATGAGTCCTACACATTTTCGTGTTTTTAGGTTTGAAGAGCctatttaaagcatttaaatcATTAGGTATAATGTGTTATGTTATATATTGTAGATTATTCTCAAATcatttatacatgtatatattgtTCACTATTTTTGTCACTTTGCTGTAAGAAAATCAACTCCGATGCGGAGCTGAGGATTTTTTTCACTGTACTTATCACTGACTTCAAAGTTTCTTATCTTCAAAGTCTCTGTAAACTCTTAAGCacactttcttttatttatttagcacaaAACTGTAACTATTGATTGCTAACTCATCTCAGACATTCTTGCACATTTCCATGTTAAATCAGTTAACGAACATCATCTGTGAAGCGTTAAGAAGAGTAATGTTCTAGTAACCAAAGATGGGCAGCGTTTTAATAAAGGTTATTCAAAAGTATCTCTTGATTGGTGTCCAGTGTTTATTTCTCTTGGAAGATTTGAAttgagctgtttgttttttctcctccatTCATTCTGTGTCAGGTGGAAATCATAAATATGaaatcatatttcatattatatcatacaatattttattcattttataaaagttaaacattaatgaaaaacaaaaaataaaaaaatgcaaagcCAAATGCAGACTGCTGTTTGAAATGGCTTCTTTAAACTGTACTTTTTTAAAGACCTTGAGGTTGTGCAAAAAAGTCCAGTTTATCTGCAGTGAGGGGCTGAGAACTCGCGAGGAAAAATAGAAGTGTTTCAGGAAGACAAATTCTGTTAACATCAGGTGTactcactgtattttatacCATACATGTGTTGAATTTGAAATCTAATGTTAAGTAATGTGTGAGTTTCAGAAAACCTTACAagatactgtgtatatatatatatatatatatatatatatatatatatatatatatatatatattagagtCATACAATGACATGTTCTGGATAATGTTACCTTAAATAAGAAACAGCAAACTAAGACacttactttttttaaatcattcaaatttaaaattgcaaagactttttttaaacaaactcaaTATTTAGCATTATTTAAGCTGCTATTAATTCATTCTTTCTCAGTGTTTTTATGGATTTGCTTAAATATGATCCATAAATATTGAATGTCAAATGTGAAATACCACgataaagattttattttctcacatttaccAAATGTTTCAGCTTCTCCTTTCCCTTGTATTGAAGATTTTTCACAAatgcataaatgtttttttaattaatatctttacatatttatttaaagtaaacaTTAAGGAAACTTTAAACGTAAGCTGAAAACGTTTTTCTTAAACCCACAGGCTTTATTGTATTGATactatatttgatatttatattatctatatttaaaatatcatttCACTATGTGCCTTGTCTAcattaacaatatatatatataatgtttaatTCTACTGAAGTTATTAACACTGATCCCCGTCAGGACCGTCATAATGGATCCTGCTGTATTCATAACTGCCTTTAAAGCAGTGATACAGGCACAACATCCCTCTCTTTCACCTGTTGCATTCTGCTGCACCAAGTGGTACAAATTAGTAGAAATTTgagtaaatattattttttgtatttcgagtattacagtattatatactgtaattataataatgtataaacTACACTATCTAACAAAGCAGAATGCTCTAAATTACCGGAAACAGTGTCACTTGTagatcatttttttatttaaaaaatttaaatgtaagtTAAATCTGGTTCGCTGTAATAGCCAGTTTATAATTTTGTATATGTGTAGTTTGGCATTAGCCAGGTGGATAATTCACAGAATATCCAATAGAAGCTTATCACATCTTGCACTGCCATCAGACTGTACAACAGCACTGGAGATCACAGAGTATGACAGCACTCGGACCAGCCAGTTTTCCCCTCTCCATTGTCTCTGTTGGACTTGATTTGCAAATATTgaacacaaaatacatacagtatttattatatattatatggaACATCAGATAgaataggaaaacactgacggaacattttacttttgatactttaagtacatttagctgaatACTTacatgcttttacttaagtaaggttttgaatgcaggacttttacattatattatatgttttatgtttatttaattatgtaCTACATCACATctcaatattaatatatattaataactAAGTATAATTATGTAATCATATATCcatgtgaaaaacaattaatgtcaaaatgttatATTCAGATAAGACTGAAGCCACTTTTGCACATTTTCGGTGGGCGATTAAACTGTGTATGTTTAGTGGACAGCACAACCTGTGACTAACTTATTGTAAGAGACATAACTGTTTAAGTGGCTTCCCGTCAGACATTGAGTAACTGATAAGAAAGGTCATTTGCTAACAGACTGCATCAGTTACTGTACAGCAGTGTGGGTAGTTTGTTACAACTCAAATGTGAAATACCACgataaagattttattttctcacatttaccAAATGTTTCAGCTTCTCCTTTCCCTTGTATTGAAGATTTTTCACAAatgcataaatgtttttttaattaatatctttacatatttatttaaagtaaacaTTAAGGAAACTTTAAACGTAAGCTGAAAACGTTTTTCTTAAACCCACAGGCTTTATTGTATTGATactatatttgatatttatattatctatatttaaaatatcatttCACTATGTGCCTTGTCTAcattaacaatatatatatatataatgtttaatTCTACTGAAGTTATTAACACTGATCCCCGTCAGGACCGTCATAATGGATCCTGCTGTATTCATAACTGCCTTTAAAGCAGTGATACAGGCACAACATCC
It contains:
- the ube2j2 gene encoding ubiquitin-conjugating enzyme E2 J2, yielding MNNNGNKRAPTTATQRLKQDYLRIKKDPVPYICAEPLPSNILEWHYVVRGPEKTPYEGGYYHGKLIFPREFPFKPPSIYMITPNGRFKCNTRLCLSITDFHPDTWNPAWSVSTILTGLLSFMVEKGPTLGSIETSDYTKRQLSAQSLAFNLKDKVFCELFPDVVDEMKQKQKAQEELSARTQPLPLPDVVPDGDPQHAHYGLPALNGGPVPLGGANPAPGLQQANRNHGLLGGALANLFVIVGFAAFAYTVKYVLRSIAQE